The following coding sequences lie in one Phyllopteryx taeniolatus isolate TA_2022b chromosome 4, UOR_Ptae_1.2, whole genome shotgun sequence genomic window:
- the LOC133476896 gene encoding aminoacyl tRNA synthase complex-interacting multifunctional protein 1-like isoform X2: protein MGRSGELSDFQRGTVVGCHMCEKSLREIATLLKLPRSTVRNVIVQWKRERRTCPLPRCGRPHKLKEEHRQVLERMAQEQTFPSLQALATEFRRASGANVSAATVSRELREMGLSRRSSSEGKAKERKKAQKTAEASNEDRTKVGGQDQMHVSHLDLRVGRILRTVELPGTDGLYMQHVDVGEAHPRTVVSESVPVNQVRGVVSQAVVVCVRSPGSVEILVPPNGAVPGDRVTIHGFTGDPDKELDSAKVCEPVCLDLRTDSQCVATYKGVPLEVVGKGVCRAPTLQDCEVVLTNGGAV from the exons ATGGGTCGCAGCGGGGAGCTGAGCGACTTCCAGAGGGGCACCGTGGTAGGATGCCACATGTGCGAAAAGTCCCTGCGGGAGATCGCCACCCTGCTCAAACTGCCGCGCTCCACCGTCAGAAACGTCATCGTGCAATGGAAGCGAGAGCGCAGGACTTGCCCGTTGCCCCGCTGCGGCCGGCCGCACAAGCTCAAGGAGGAGCACCGGCAGGTTCTGGAGCGGATGGCCCAGGAGCAGACCTTCCCGTCCCTGCAGGCGCTCGCCACCGAGTTCCGGCGGGCGTCCGGGGCCAACGTCAGCGCGGCCACCGTCAGCAGGGAGCTCCGGGAGATGGGCCTCAGCCGGCGGTCGTCCTCCGAAGGCAAAGCCAAAG AAAGGAAGAAAGCGCAGAAGACGGCAGAAGCCTCCAATGAGGACAGAACCAAGGTAGGCGGCCAAGACCAAATGCACGTGTCCCATCTGGACCTGCGGGTGGGTCGCATCCTCAGGACCGTGGAGCTCCCCGGAACGGACGGCTTGTACATGCAGCACGTGGATGTTGGCGAGGCGCACCCAAGGACGGTGGTCAGCGAGTCTGTGCCCGTCAACCAG GTCCGAGGCGTGGTGTCTCAGGCAGTGGTCGTATGCGTAAGGTCGCCGGGCAGCGTGGAGATCCTCGTGCCTCCGAATGGAGCGGTACCTGGCGATAGAGTCACAATCCATGGATTTACAG GTGACCCAGACAAGGAGCTGGACTCGGCCAAGGTGTGCGAGCCCGTTTGCTTGGACCTACGTACAGACAGCCAGTGCGTGGCCACCTACAAGGGCGTGCCCTTGGAGGTCGTGGGCAAGGGCGTCTGTCGAGCACCCACCTTGCAAGACTGTGAGGTCGTCCTGACTAATGGAGGAGCGGTGTGA
- the rnf150a gene encoding RING finger protein 150a, whose product MAPSISRLCRSVALSTWLVSSLCSVHLLCLDFTVAEKEEWYTAFVNITYLDPLTARPRSDKSECGRYGEHSPKREARGLVLAPSLPQERQMCEPAARFPPASRSAAAWVALVAAGNCTYREKIRNAADHNASAVVVYNVGSSGTNDTITMPHSGIGDIVAIMIPEHKGREIMALLEQNVAVTLHITVGTRNLQKYVSRTSVVFVSISFIILMIISLAWLVFYYIQRFRYANVRDRNQRRLGDAAKKAISKLPVRTIKKGDKETERDFDSCAVCIEAYKPNDVVRVLPCRHVFHKHCVDPWLHDHQTCPMCKMNILKALGISLNADCSDESPPDYEMSLGGPSASEITVNESSVAERPTDPTRLSPNVELAPQAEENYIISSSEHQLPLSSDSDSSLNLVSGSQVDRVGSRTGVGESIREKEDEQDPGRST is encoded by the exons ATGGCGCCGTCTATCTCTCGACTGTGCCGCAGTGTGGCTCTCTCGACGTGGCTCGTCTCCTCCCTGTGCTCCGTACACCTGTTGTGCTTGGACTTCACCGTCGCCGAGAAGGAGGAGTGGTATACGGCCTTCGTCAACATCACCTACCTGGACCCGCTTACCGCGAGGCCGCGGAGCGACAAGAGCGAATGCGGCCGCTACGGCGAGCACTCGCCCAAGAGGGAAGCCCGGGGGCTGGTCCTGGCGCCGTCTCTGCCGCAGGAGCGACAGATGTGCGAGCCGGCCGCCCGCTTTCCGCCGGCGTCGCGCTCCGCCGCCGCGTGGGTGGCGCTGGTGGCCGCGGGGAACTGCACTTACCGTGAGAAGATCCGGAACGCGGCCGACCACAACGCCTCGGCCGTGGTCGTGTACAATGTGGGCTCCAGTGGTACCAACGACACCATCACCATGCCCCACTCTG GTATAGGCGACATAGTGGCCATCATGATCCCGGAGCATAAAGGTCGGGAGATCATGGCACTGCTGGAGCAGAACGTCGCAGTCACATTGCACATCACTGTAGGGACGCGCAACCTGCAGAAGTATGTGAGCAGAACATCGGTCGTGTTTGTCTCCATCTCCTTCATCATTCTCATGATAATCTCCCTCGCCTGGCTTGTCTTCTACTATATCCAGAGATTCCGCTATGCTAATGTCCGAGACCGCAACCAG AGACGCTTGGGGGACGCTGCCAAAAAAGCCATCAGCAAGCTTCCAGTACGCACCATTAAGAAAGGAGACAAG GAGACTGAGCGTGACTTTGACAGCTGTGCCGTGTGCATCGAGGCCTACAAGCCTAATGATGTTGTCAGGGTGTTACCGTGCAG GCATGTGTTCCATAAGCACTGCGTGGACCCCTGGCTACATGATCACCAGACGTGTCCCATGTGTAAAATGAATATACTCAAAGCCTTGGGAATCTCT CTCAATGCAGACTGCTCCGACGAGTCGCCGCCAGACTACGAGATGTCGCTGGGGGGTCCGTCCGCCAGCGAAATCACCGTCAACGAAAGCTCCGTGGCCGAGAGGCCGACGGATCCGACCCGGCTCAGTCCGAACGTGGAGTTGGCGCCGCAGGCGGAGGAGAACTACATCATTTCCAGCA GTGAGCACCAGTTGCCACTCAGCagtgattctgattcttcaCTTAACTTGGTAAGCGGGTCGCAAGTGGACCGTGTCGGATCCAGAACCGGCGTGGGAGAGAGTATTCGGGAAAAGGAGGACGAGCAGGACCCAGGCCGAAGCACATGA
- the LOC133476896 gene encoding aminoacyl tRNA synthase complex-interacting multifunctional protein 1-like isoform X1 encodes MGRSGELSDFQRGTVVGCHMCEKSLREIATLLKLPRSTVRNVIVQWKRERRTCPLPRCGRPHKLKEEHRQVLERMAQEQTFPSLQALATEFRRASGANVSAATVSRELREMGLSRRSSSEGKAKERKKAQKTAEASNEDRTKVGGQDQMHVSHLDLRVGRILRTVELPGTDGLYMQHVDVGEAHPRTVVSESVPVNQLQNCMAVVLCNLVPAQVRGVVSQAVVVCVRSPGSVEILVPPNGAVPGDRVTIHGFTGDPDKELDSAKVCEPVCLDLRTDSQCVATYKGVPLEVVGKGVCRAPTLQDCEVVLTNGGAV; translated from the exons ATGGGTCGCAGCGGGGAGCTGAGCGACTTCCAGAGGGGCACCGTGGTAGGATGCCACATGTGCGAAAAGTCCCTGCGGGAGATCGCCACCCTGCTCAAACTGCCGCGCTCCACCGTCAGAAACGTCATCGTGCAATGGAAGCGAGAGCGCAGGACTTGCCCGTTGCCCCGCTGCGGCCGGCCGCACAAGCTCAAGGAGGAGCACCGGCAGGTTCTGGAGCGGATGGCCCAGGAGCAGACCTTCCCGTCCCTGCAGGCGCTCGCCACCGAGTTCCGGCGGGCGTCCGGGGCCAACGTCAGCGCGGCCACCGTCAGCAGGGAGCTCCGGGAGATGGGCCTCAGCCGGCGGTCGTCCTCCGAAGGCAAAGCCAAAG AAAGGAAGAAAGCGCAGAAGACGGCAGAAGCCTCCAATGAGGACAGAACCAAGGTAGGCGGCCAAGACCAAATGCACGTGTCCCATCTGGACCTGCGGGTGGGTCGCATCCTCAGGACCGTGGAGCTCCCCGGAACGGACGGCTTGTACATGCAGCACGTGGATGTTGGCGAGGCGCACCCAAGGACGGTGGTCAGCGAGTCTGTGCCCGTCAACCAG TTACAAAACTGCATGGCCGTTGTGCTGTGTAATCTGGTGCCCGCGCAGGTCCGAGGCGTGGTGTCTCAGGCAGTGGTCGTATGCGTAAGGTCGCCGGGCAGCGTGGAGATCCTCGTGCCTCCGAATGGAGCGGTACCTGGCGATAGAGTCACAATCCATGGATTTACAG GTGACCCAGACAAGGAGCTGGACTCGGCCAAGGTGTGCGAGCCCGTTTGCTTGGACCTACGTACAGACAGCCAGTGCGTGGCCACCTACAAGGGCGTGCCCTTGGAGGTCGTGGGCAAGGGCGTCTGTCGAGCACCCACCTTGCAAGACTGTGAGGTCGTCCTGACTAATGGAGGAGCGGTGTGA